The following coding sequences are from one Triticum dicoccoides isolate Atlit2015 ecotype Zavitan chromosome 4A, WEW_v2.0, whole genome shotgun sequence window:
- the LOC119288712 gene encoding LOB domain-containing protein 30-like, whose product MSSGGGSSTLGGCGGPSGSGSGSGGGGGGGGLGGGGGGPCGACKFLRRKCVSECIFAPYFDSEQGAAHFAAVHKVFGASNVSKLLLQIPAHKRLDAVVTICYEAQARLRDPVYGCVAHIFALQQQVVNLQAELTYLQTHLATLELPSPPLPAAPQMPMAMPAQFSISDLPSTTNIPTTIDLSALFEPPAQPQWALQQHHQHQLRQQPSYGAMAHRGGSSSMAEGSAGSGSGSGSGDLQTLARELLDRHGRSGVKPELQPPPPPHPR is encoded by the exons ATGAGCTCGGGCGGCGGCAGCAGCACGCTTGGCGGCTGCGGCGGGCCGAGCgggagcggcagcggcagcggagggggaggagggggagggggccttggcggcggcggcggcgggccgtGCGGCGCGTGCAAGTTCCTCCGGCGCAAGTGCGTGAGCGAGTGCATCTTCGCGCCCTACTTCGACTCGGAGCAAGGCGCGGCGCACTTCGCGGCGGTGCACAAGGTGTTCGGCGCCAGCAACGTCTCCAAGCTGCTCCTCCAGATCCCCGCGCACAAGCGCCTCGACGCCGTCGTCACCATCTGCTACGAGGCGCAGGCCCGCCTCCGCGACCCCGTCTACGGCTGCGTCGCCCACATCTTCGCGCTCCAGCAGCAG GTGGTGAATCTCCAGGCCGAGCTGACCTACCTGCAGACCCACCTGGCCACCCTGGAGCTGCCGTCACCGCCGCTGCCGGCCGCGCCGCAAATGCCGATGGCGATGCCGGCCCAGTTCTCCATCTCGGACCTGCCGTCCACGACCAACATTCCCACCACCATCGACCTGTCCGCGCTCTTCGAACCGCCGGCGCAACCGCAGTGGGCGCTCCAGCAGCATCACCAGCACCAGCTCCGCCAGCAGCCGTCATACGGCGCCATGGCGCACAGGGGCGGCTCCAGCAGcatggcggagggatcggcgggcagcggcagcggcagcggcagcggcgaccTGCAGAcgctggcgcgggagctcctggacCGCCACGGCCGGTCCGGCGTGAAGCCCGAGctgcagccaccgccgccgccgcatccaAGATGA